One window of Deltaproteobacteria bacterium genomic DNA carries:
- a CDS encoding response regulator: protein MIKKILIVDDSPVARKMLRRCMPEGRDFDIYEAGDGVDGLRKFQEVRPDLTFMDLTMPIMNGMRAIEEIKKVDSEALIIVNTADVQMKSIFKVLELGSVTVIKKPPTREAVSEAIARAEQQAHKEKE, encoded by the coding sequence ATGATTAAAAAGATACTTATCGTCGACGACTCGCCGGTGGCGAGGAAGATGCTCAGAAGGTGCATGCCCGAGGGGCGGGATTTCGACATATACGAGGCCGGCGACGGCGTCGACGGCCTGCGCAAGTTCCAGGAGGTGAGACCGGACCTGACATTCATGGACCTCACCATGCCGATCATGAACGGCATGCGCGCCATCGAAGAGATAAAGAAAGTGGATTCAGAGGCACTTATCATCGTGAATACGGCCGACGTCCAGATGAAGTCCATCTTCAAGGTCCTGGAGCTCGGCTCTGTCACCGTCATCAAGAAGCCACCCACCAGGGAGGCGGTCAGCGAGGCCATAGCCAGGGCCGAACAGCAAGCGCACAAGGAAAAAGAGTGA
- a CDS encoding chemotaxis protein CheC, with protein MELEKGDGLSADEIEVLQEIVNIAFGKASADLADLLDHYLVLTVPRVTLVKSRDIPAYIRNEVSCYSNGLSIVEQRYWGKFKGVALLVFPSKAGKELVSLLGADDEIAGHNRLDTLEREALVEVGNILIGACIGKIAELLRDIVTYSPPTVMVQTDPLNTMPIKLDEPEAHSVILRTVFSFEGRDLSGALFIMPSRESAWWLKLALNDFLDNYE; from the coding sequence CTGGAGCTTGAAAAAGGGGATGGGCTTTCAGCCGACGAGATCGAGGTCCTTCAGGAGATAGTCAATATCGCTTTCGGCAAGGCTTCTGCCGACCTTGCCGATCTGCTTGACCACTATCTCGTTCTCACCGTTCCCCGCGTAACGCTGGTCAAGAGCCGGGATATCCCGGCTTATATCAGAAACGAGGTGAGCTGCTACTCCAACGGCCTTAGCATAGTGGAGCAGCGTTACTGGGGCAAGTTCAAGGGGGTGGCGCTGCTCGTCTTCCCCTCCAAGGCCGGCAAGGAGCTGGTCTCGCTTCTCGGGGCCGACGACGAGATTGCCGGCCACAACCGCCTCGATACGCTGGAGAGGGAGGCCCTGGTCGAGGTGGGCAACATCCTCATAGGGGCCTGCATCGGCAAGATAGCCGAGCTGCTCCGTGACATAGTGACCTATTCGCCGCCCACCGTCATGGTCCAGACCGATCCCTTGAACACTATGCCCATAAAGCTCGACGAGCCCGAGGCCCACTCCGTCATACTGCGCACCGTCTTCAGTTTCGAGGGACGCGACTTGAGCGGCGCCCTTTTCATCATGCCGAGCCGGGAGTCGGCATGGTGGCTGAAGCTGGCTCTCAACGACTTTCTCGACAATTACGAATAG